The genomic DNA GTGGTCCTGGACTTCGAAGCGACCGGCGATGCCCAGGGCGCCTTCGACCACATCGCCTTCATGGAGGGTATCCAGCCCGCGGATGTCGTGGTCCGGGACACCGCCGAGGGCGCCCTGGTCGGCTGGGGCATGGAGGCGGACGGCACCTTCGCGGGGTCCATTCTCCTCGAGGGCGTCGGCAAGGACGACCTGCGGCAGAGCGACTTCATGTTCGCCGAGGTGCCAGGTTTCGTGGAGGGCATCAGCGACATCGGCTCCTGGTACGTCTTCCCGGAGAGCGGCGGCCCGATCGCCTGAGCCTGACGGACGTCCAATCGGACGGGTTCCTCATATGGCCGATGCCTGCGGGCGTCGGCCACCCCTCAACCGATTCCTGATTCCGAGGCTTGCCGGGACTGAAGATGCCCGGCCTTTCAGAGAGACACTCCGCCATGAGCTATACGCGCTTCGGCCTGATGATCCTGACCTCGACCGTGATCATGTTCGGCCTGATGTACCTGAACACCTACGCCTTGGACCACGTCTTCTACAGCCAGACCCGGACTTGGATGGCAATCGTCATGGGAGCGACCATGGCGGTCATCATGCTGCTGTTCATGCTGGGCATGTATCGCAACCGGACCGCCAACATGGCCATCCTCGGCGCCAGCGTCCTGGTGTTCGCGGGGGCGCTGTGGCTGGTCAGAAGCCAGCAGACGGTGGGCGACGTGGCCTACATGAAGGCGATGATCCCGCACCATTCCATCGCCATCATGACCAGCGAGCGCGCCCGCATCCGGGATCCTCGCGTTCGGCAACTGGCCGACAGCATCATCGACGCCCAGGTGCGGGAGATCGGCGAGATGAAGCAGTTGGTTGCCGAATTGGAAGCCAACCCTCCCGCCTCGTCCTCACCGGTGCTCCAGCCAGCGCAGTAAGCCGCATGGCCGGTCACTCCGGAGGCTTGGCCAGGGCCGAAGATGGCAGCGGCTTCCCGCTTCGTCTCTTACCTGGAAGTGCATCCAGGTGGCCAAGTTGGCTGAGCGGCTAGGCTAGGAGCTCGGGGCGCAATCAGCGGAATGTACTCATCTGAAGGGACGCGTAGCGGCCGTCCATGCGCTCAAGGGAAACCCTCTCCCTCGCTCCAGCCCCGCACGAGGCTCAAGACTCGATCACGCATCTCGCCACCCTGTAGTAGCGCCTCCCTGGGTGTCAGGCCGTCGAGGGTGTCATCAGGGGTGATTAAAAACTCGGATGTCACCCACGGGCCGGAGACTTCGAGGCCCTCCACCACCCTCGCGAGGTAGGGGATTGTTTCCGTCCCGGCGAACTGCGCGCGCGGGTAGGCCCATTCGTCGCCGTGTTGGATAGCCAGGAGAGCTCGCTCCCGGCGCCGCTTGTCGACTTCCTGAAGGGTGACGCCCAGAAGATGTCCGACATCCTCTGCCGACAGGCTGCCCCCGGCACGCATCTCCAGCGCGGACTCGTAGTCCGTCGTTTCCTGCGGCTGGCTATGGCTCATCGTGCGGATCTCCCGGCGAGCGAGGCACTATTGTCTGCCAAGGTGCTCAGCATCGCCAGATTATTTCTCTTCGCGCAGGCGCGATTCAGCGCTTGCAAGCCTCTGAATCTGCATCCTGTTTTGGCCATCTCCCCTACGAATCGCGCTGAACTCACTTCCTATGTTCCCTACAGTTCGCGCCTTGCAACGAGCCTGTGGCAGGTTCCATGCACCCCGGTGAGCCTGCCCACCTCATCACATCGACAGCGGTCTCCACGAATCGCATTTCGTCGTTGACGGCCTACATCGTTCTACATACGTTCTCTCCATGACGGACCGCGCCGACATCTCGGCCTTTGATGCCGCTGCCAGGAGCCTGACCCAGGCTTGGTGGGCGATCCGTCCTCTGGACACCTTGCGAATACGAACAGGGCGGATGGCGCAGGCCTGAGGCGTTAGCGGACTGCCGCTGACCGTGTGAGGCCTGGCTCTTCCGTTCCCCCCACCTCCCGCGCCTCGGTGCGGGAGGTGGGTAAACGCCACTCGAACGCAGGGCTTCACCCCCATGACTATCATGCTGCGCGTCGGGCTGTCCGGTGCCAGGAGATGTGCGCCTCACTACCAGGCGGCGGAGGTGCTCTCATGAGCCGTTCCGGGCAGGTCTCAAACACGCGCCGAGTTATCGACGTCGTCACCGCACGTCGCGATCACCTGAACCACATCTCTGCCGAGGCTTCTGCCGGGAAGCGTGTGCCCTCGCTTCCCGAGGTCCTGGATGGCTGTGCGCTGTTTCGAGATGATGTACACCAAGATGCCGGGCATTTTGCTGCACGCGCAGTCGAGTTCCTGGACCCTCAGGACCTCGCTACCCACGCATTGATCCTGGCTCTTAGCGACCTGACCGAGAAGCCAGTGGTCAAAGACTACATCACGGCAGCCGAAGCCATCGAGGGCTTCCTGGCCCAACGCAGACTGCCCTCCCTGGCACAGATGCATGGGGATATCCGCTGTTATCTCTATGCCGCCCTGTCGGGGCATGCCGCGTCAATCCACAAGGTCGCGGCCTTCGCGGTCGCCCGTGCCTATGAGCCCGGCATCGAGCAGCATGAGGCTATCCATCGTGCCAGGTCAGCCGTCGGCTGGCTGCTGGCAGCGACCGGGCAGATCGAGTTGCCCGAACGTTGGTCCCGAAATGGGGCGACGGT from Roseomonas gilardii includes the following:
- a CDS encoding DUF305 domain-containing protein: MSYTRFGLMILTSTVIMFGLMYLNTYALDHVFYSQTRTWMAIVMGATMAVIMLLFMLGMYRNRTANMAILGASVLVFAGALWLVRSQQTVGDVAYMKAMIPHHSIAIMTSERARIRDPRVRQLADSIIDAQVREIGEMKQLVAELEANPPASSSPVLQPAQ